From a single Gadus morhua chromosome 3, gadMor3.0, whole genome shotgun sequence genomic region:
- the LOC115540597 gene encoding THAP domain-containing protein 4-like, with amino-acid sequence MASLVCPFYQPAKLDKAVSSLDWLLGNWESVEPGKGSFPSLKDFRYTEDLHFAQMGQPIINFMFNASDAETKKILHRECGFIRMQTGTNRVAFIIAQNSGLVEVEEGELVGKKLSLHTQALARPSFAKEPHVKEVSRVFQLQPDGKLEQTLSMSTDKQPMTQHLHVTYSRLA; translated from the exons CTAAACTGGACAAAGCCGTCTCTTCTCTGGATTGGCTCCTGGGTAACTGGGAATCAGTCGAGCCCGGAAAGGGGTCCTTCCCCAGCCTGAAGGACTTCCGCTACACGGAGGATCTTCACTTCGCCCAAATGGGACAGCCCATCATCaactttat GTTCAATGCCTCCGATGCAGAGACGAAGAAGATACTTCACAGGGAGTGTGGCTTCATCCGAATGCAGACGGGCACCAACCGAGTGGCGTTCATCATCGCACAGAACTCTG GActggtggaggttgaggagggggagctggtgggAAAGAAGCTGAGCCTACATACACAAGCTCTGGCCAGACCATCGTTTGCCAAGGAGCCCCACGTCAAGGAG GTCTCCAGAGTGTTCCAGCTCCAACCAGACGGGAAGCTGGAGCAGACTCTTTCCATGTCAACGGACAAGCAGCCAATGACGCAGCATCTGCACGTCACCTACAGTCGCTTGGCTTGA
- the LOC115540860 gene encoding uncharacterized protein LOC115540860 — MKCAALGQPLEDPSDTSTSSTVTVGKPQQPTSDELSSLFSALSATGSKSAILSLIEPYSDSFVPKSIGENLPLVLTELRKDEAVHMDYSVSEEQAKAVEAATRDQASSKLWFRFRAGRITASKMKTACCTDPKQPAQNLIKSVCYPESYRFTSKATTWGCNHEKFARDMFIDVHKESHENVKVHDTGFFINPSVPFLGASPDGLVSCDCCGVSVIEVKCPFCVKSDMLDSVSYLEKDSEGKLTLNRNHQYFYQVQTQLGVCKLESAYLVVWTEKDLHVECILFDEEFWDTICQKSKNIFDTAIMPELVGKFYTRLSSTMANVSSQPGVSTSAESHGSDCAASASGQEETWCFCGQVEFGKMILCDNAKCHIKWFHYSCINVKVAPKGKWYCPKCQKLPKFEPKKGKKPLK; from the coding sequence ATGAAATGTGCTGCTCTTGGACAGCCACTTGAGGACCCAAGTGATACTTCCACTTCTTCTACTGTTACAGTTGGGAAACCGCAACAGCCAACCAGTGATGAACTGTCATCATTATTCAGTGCTCTTAGCGCGACTGGATCAAAGTCTgctattttgtccctgattgaGCCTTACTCTGACAGTTTTGTTCCAAAATCAATTGGAGAAAATTTACCTCTTGTGTTGACGGAATTGCGAAAAGACGAAGCAGTTCACATGGACTATAGTGTTTCAGAGGAGCAAGCAAAGGCAGTTGAGGCCGCTACAAGGGATCAAGCTTCCTCTAAACTGTGGTTTAGATTTCGCGCTGGTCGAATCACAGCATCTAAAATGAAAACTGCATGTTGCACTGATCCAAAACAGCCAGCTCAGAACTTAATCAAAAGTGTATGCTATCCTGAGTCATACAGATTCACATCAAAAGCCACTACCTGGGGATGTAATCATGAGAAATTTGCACGTGATATGTTTATAGATGTACATAAGGAATCTCATGAAAATGTTAAAGTACACGACACAGGTTTTTTCATAAATCCAAGTGTGCCATTCTTGGGTGCTTCTCCCGATGGCCTTGTTTCTTGTGATTGTTGTGGTGTCAGTGTAATTGAAGTGAAATGTCCATTCTGTGTGAAAAGTGACATGTTGGACAGTGTATCCTATTTGGAGAAGGACAGTGAAGGGAAACTGACACTTAACCGAAACCACCAGTATTTCTACCAGGTGCAAACTCAACTTGGGGTGTGCAAACTGGAATCTGCCTATTTAGTTGTTTGGACAGAAAAGGATTTGCACGTTGAGtgcattttatttgatgaagagTTTTGGGACACAATATGCCAGAAAAGCAAGAATATTTTTGACACAGCCATTATGCCAGAGTTAGTTGGCAAGTTTTACACAAGGCTTTCATCTACCATGGCCAATGTGTCCTCGCAACCTGGAGTATCTACCTCGGCTGAATCACATGGCTCTGATTGTGCTGCAAGTGCCAGTGGCCAAGAAGAAACCTGGTGTTTCTGTGGCCAGGTTGAGTTTGGAAAGATGATTTTGTGTGACAATGCAAAATGTCATATTAAGTGGTTTCACTACTCGTGCATTAATGTCAAGGTTGCACCAAAGGGAAAATGGTATTGCCCAAAGTGCCAAAAGCTACCTAAGTTTGAgccaaaaaagggaaagaaacctttgaagtaa